Genomic window (Oryza sativa Japonica Group chromosome 3, ASM3414082v1):
ATAAAACTATCAATCGAAGCAATTTGGCGCAACGCATTTAATGAAAGACGGTATGAAACTACTGCAGTAGGACACAATTGACTACAACCACCATCTCACCATTGCTATGATGCAACACCAAAGCATTATAccctatatataatataataatactgCGGAAATCGAAAGGGTCGACATACCAAGTAAAAGAAACAATGCATGAACAAAGATGGATAGTCATTATTGATATAGCTAACACATTATAGCATATATGATCACACAAAAACTATACAATTAATCACATACAAATCATAAAAAGCTGTGATGTGATAATATTATGATTTACGAATATAAGACAACTAGCATAGGAATGGATGATCATACCGGGCTGAGCTTGGTCCTCTTGGAGTCGAGCTTCTCAGTCCTGGCCTTGACACGCGCAGCCTCAGCGAGAGCTGCCATCTTGCGCGCAGTGCCGAAGTAGGGGTTCAGCTTGAGCACAGCGGCCACATTCTTCAGAGGGTTCCTTCTCGCCTCCCTGAGCTTcacctccttgttgatgggctTCACCACCGACTGGACCTCATCGGAGTTGATCAGCCTGGACAGGTCGGCATTCGCCATCTTCGGCCTCGGGAGCACGAAGCCCTTCTTCttcagcgccggtgtgtcgaaGCCACCATACACCTCGTCGAGCTTCTTGAACGCGCACTCGGTCCAGATCACGAAGCGGCCAAGGTGGCCACCAGGGGCAAGGTCGAGCAGGTTGAGGCGCTCCACATTGGCAACATCAACGCCGGGGAGGTTGCGGAAAGCCTTGACGACCTTGGAACCCTCGGTGCCGTAGACGATGAGGGGGCCCTTGCGATTGATGTACCGGCGGTTGCGCATCTTCCCCTTGCCAGCGCGGATGGCCACCGAATCCTTGGTCTTCTCGGCATCAGCGTAGGCACCAATCTGCTTGAGGACCTTGATGGACTGCGCAGTCTTCTCGATGGACTCGATGGAGTCCGAGACGACGAGCGGGAACTCGGGG
Coding sequences:
- the LOC9272589 gene encoding large ribosomal subunit protein uL4, which codes for MAAAARPLVSVKALEGDMATDSAGIQMPQVLRAPIRPDVVTFTHKLLSCNRRQPYAVSRRAGHQTSAESWGTGRAVSRIPRVPGGGTHRAGQGAFGNMCRGGRMFAPTKIWRRWHRRVNIRLRRIAVASALAATAVPSLVLARGHRIEGVPEFPLVVSDSIESIEKTAQSIKVLKQIGAYADAEKTKDSVAIRAGKGKMRNRRYINRKGPLIVYGTEGSKVVKAFRNLPGVDVANVERLNLLDLAPGGHLGRFVIWTECAFKKLDEVYGGFDTPALKKKGFVLPRPKMANADLSRLINSDEVQSVVKPINKEVKLREARRNPLKNVAAVLKLNPYFGTARKMAALAEAARVKARTEKLDSKRTKLSPEESSKIKAAGKAWYKTMISDSDYTEFENFSKWLGVTQ